A stretch of the Panicum virgatum strain AP13 chromosome 9N, P.virgatum_v5, whole genome shotgun sequence genome encodes the following:
- the LOC120689963 gene encoding probable calcium-binding protein CML41: MAKRVSIKRSFRLPFMCGQSDVASPRSAAVTRSSSSSFGRGSGSSSSSSSRHSELQRIFQHFDRDNDGKISGAELRAFFVSMGDDMPSSCGDGGYMLDFAGFVALMEREGGQEEDLRRAFEVFNAVESAGRITARGLQRVLAQLGDKRSVADCEAMIRAYDVDGDGGLDFHEFQRMMS; this comes from the coding sequence ATGGCGAAGCGGGTGTCGATCAAACGGAGCTTCAGGCTGCCCTTCATGTGCGGGCAGTCGGACGTTGCCAGCCCGCGTAGCGCGGCCGTCACGCGGTCGTCCTCATCGTCGTTCGGTAGGGGTTCCGGGtctagctccagctccagcagtAGGCACTCCGAGCTGCAGCGGATCTTCCAGCACTTCGACCGGGACAACGACGGCAAGATCTCCGGCGCCGAGCTGCGCGCCTTCTTCGTGTCCATGGGCGACGACATGCCGTCGTcgtgcggcgacggcggctacATGCTGGATTTCGCCGGGTTCGTGGCGCTGATGGAGAGGGAGGGCGGCCAGGAGGAGGACCTGCGGCGGGCGTTCGAGGTGTTCAACGCCGTGGAGTCCGCGGGCAGGATCACCGCCAGGGGCCTGCAGAGGGTGCTCGCCCAACTCGGCGACAAACGCTCTGTCGCAGACTGCGAGGCCATGATCCGGGCCTACGACGTCGATGGCGACGGTGGCCTCGATTTCCACGAGTTCCAGAGGATGATGAGCTAA